The sequence aagttgcatgatcagccatgatcatattgaatggtggtgcagacgcgaagggacgaatggcctgctcctgcacctattttctatgtttctatgttaacagtgaGCTCCAAGCCCAGGAAAGCAGCGGTTCTGCCACAGATGCGGAGTACagatgtttctggaccagagaggttcaacctctaCAGTATTTTCCTATAATCACTGTCCTCCATTCATTTGCCCAACCATGCAAACCTCCATGGTTTAAATATGTTGTTTCTTTAATTTTTCCTTAAGCTCATCCCCTTTACACCTGGGTTCTTTCTTACTCTTTACTATGCCCTGTCCAATACATCACTTTTGTTGTACAAGGGTCAAACAGTTTGTTGTTATTCACCTTTAAACAATGTCCTTATTGTACAGTACCTGTTTCATTATCTCATCTCTTGTAGTGAAATGTGGTGCATCTTCAACATCAACTCCCACTGCCATTTCAAACACCTTCTCCATAAGCTTCTCACTATAACTAAAAACAATAAATAGAAATTACATTCCAGGAGGTCATTCCACCAATTACACCTGTGAATCAAATTATTTTTAAAAGGGAACTATATTCTATtgaatctcccccccacccccacaatcatCATTTTACAAGTACATTTGTACTGCACCAGCATTTGAGTCACCCCATCCTGGCTTGTTTTATCCCTCAGGGAAGAAACGCCCTGAAGCCAACACATTTCGTACAAATCTCGGATTCATGTCACACTATGAGTGTGGAATTTTATCCATTATCTCCCTTGATGTGTGAATATTTGCCTCAGTGATACTGTGAAGGGGGCAGTGGATTATGCACCGACTCCTTTCTGGCCCTTCAGGTTCATAAACCCGAGTTACTGCTCAGTACACAAGTCGGGAAGAGCCCGCTCTACAAGGCCAGCACTCGGCCTCGCTGTGCAGAGAACCTCAAGCAAGACCAACCGGTATAAAAATCCAATCTGCCCAGGGAATCACGGCGACACCCGGATAGTGCTTTCCGTCAGCAACTGGTTGTACTCGGGAAGGAGAGAAGTCAGGCAACTCTCACCCAGCCCCGGCCCCCCTCGTCCTCTCGCCCGGCCCCCCTCGTCCTCTCGCCCGGCCCCGGACCCCCTCGTCCTCTCGCCCGGCCCCCCTCGTCCTCTCGCCCAGCCCCGgaccccctcgccctctcgcccagCCCCGGCCCCCCTCGCCCTCTCACCCGGaccccctcgccccctcacccggaccccctcgccccctcacccGGACCCCCTCGCCCTCTCACCCGGCCCCGGATCCCCTCGCCCCCTCACCCGGGCCCCCTCACCCGTCCCCggcccccctcgccccctcacccGTCCCCGGCCCCCCTCGCCCTCTCACCCGCCCCCGGACCCCCTCGCCCTCTCACCGGCAGCCCATGAAGATGTGGTTGGACCAGGCCACGGAGAGCGCGACCAGGTAATCTATGCGATCCGGCGGGTAGTCGGACAGATTCCTGACCAGAAACTCCCGGCGCGCCCTCCAGTGCTTGTCGCTCTCCGACCGGCCCCGCAACCCCTCCACCGTGTCCGCGATCTCCCGGTTCTGCTTCAGGAAATCCTCCAGGTCGTCCGCCATCTTGCAACCGTCACTGCCCGGCCCGCGCCTTCCCGGCAGGCTCCGCGCACAGGGCGGCAGCTCGCTGAGCCCAGGCTGTCTCTGCTCCTCCTTTACACACACGCAGCACGGTTTGCTCTTCACTCTTATTTTTCAGCAATATTTTATACGTAGTCATACATTTATGTTAGCAATGAGAAAGCACTTGCATCTGTTTAACACCTTTCACCCCGCCCCCAGGAAGTCCCAATCTAGTTACTGTTacttaggatatacggcacagaaacaggccattcgcccccaACCCAtgtttctgctccactcgagcctcctgccatccttcctcatctaactcgaccAGCACaaccctctagtcccttctccaTTATATGCTTattgagcttccccttaaatttatctgtactatttgcctcaaccactccccatggtagtaagttccacattctcaccacagaagtttcttctgaattccctatttgatttcttaatATCTTTTGACAGCCTCTCATTTTACTGGATacactctctgtctactctgtcagaccctttcataatttttaaagaCCTTTGTTAAATCACCCCTCAGCCTCgtctcaagagaaaagagacccacccATTCACAGTTCTGGTACCAATCCtttaatcttttttgcaccctctccagtacttcTATATCCtatttataacatggcgaccaaaACTACACTCCGCAAGTGTAGTCTAAGGTTCGCTatcagtttagcataacttctctacttttcaaatcTATCTCTCAAAATAAACCCTTATTTTGTAGGCAAGCAGGACTGCAAACAACCTGaagtaaatgactagataatctgatgttggttgagggatgcatGTTAGTAAGGCACTGGAAGAACTGTAACTCACTTTGATACATCTCACTCTTAGGAAcacgaataggccattcagcctgttatgccattcaataagattatggctgatctgtattttaactccatccacctgccttggctccatatatttttatacccttgtctagcaaaaatctatcgatctgagatTTAAAATTACTAATTGAGCTAGCATTTACTGCTTTTTACTGCTTTCCAccttttgcgtgaagaagtgtttcctaacacctctcctgaatggcctgggtcTAATTTTAATTccacttgtcctagactccccccaccaccagcagaaaaagtttctctatCAATTCCCTCATCAAATCACCTCATagccttctatattccaggaaatacaacctagtttatgcaatctctccttataatctaacccttggagccctggtaacattctggtgaatctgcactgcactgcactccttccaaggtcaaCATTTCCTTTCTAAGGTACTTTACAcaataaaaaagaaagactggcatttatatagcggctttcacagccatcagatgtctcaaagcacttacagccaataaagtacttttggagtgtagtcactgttgtaatgtgggaaacgcagcagccaatttgcacacagcaaatcccacagccagatcatctatttttttgttaatattgggataaatattgtccggaacaccagggataactcccctgttcttcaaaatagtgccatgggatcttttacatccacctgagaaggcaagcagggcctcagtttaacacctcatctgaaagacagcacccctgATAGtgtagaactgcactggagtgtcagcctagatttatgtgctcaagtccctggagtgggacttgaacccacaaccttccaactcagaggcaagtgtactacccactgagccacagctgacactgtgtcaGCATTtgtcagtattccagatgtggtctaaccagggctttgtatagctgtggcAAAATTTCCCTTTATATTTTAAGCCCTCTAGTTAtataggctaacattccattagccttattGATAATTTTTTGTATCTATtacattttagtgatctatgtacatgaacctctaaatctctttgcacctccaccgtccctagcttttcaccatttaattaATACATGCATCTATCCTTTTTTgggccaaaatggatgacctcacacttaaccTGCGTTGGAATCCATCAgccacagttttacccactcacttaatatATTATTGTCTCTTTATAATTTTATGCTCCTGTCTACACTAGttactatgccaccaatctttgtgtcattaaCAAATTTGGATATATGCCTCTCTATTGTGTTATCGAAGTCATTAATAAGTATAATGAATAGTTGaaaccccagcacagatccttgtgagaCACTACTAATCACGTtcttccaattcgagtacatacccattatccctactctctgtcttctactgcctaaccaatctactaaccaggtcaataatttgccctcagttCCATGAGtcttaattttagctaacagtctcttatgtggaagcttatcgaatgccttttggaagtccatttaAACTATATCCATGTCttctactttagttacttcctcaaaatttTCAATTAGGTTTGTTAGATATGACCTATCCTTGACCAATCCATGTTAgttctctctaatcagctcaaatttctctaacAGGTCTATAATATCCTGGTTTCTCTCACCttccttaaataatggagttacatttgcaatttcccAATCTACAGGGACAATTCAGGAGAAAGCTTTGGAAGATCatggctaaagcatctgcaatttcctcacctacatcCTTTAAAtctctggggtggaaaccatcaggtcctggggatttgtcagtatttagttccattatttttttCTAATACTGTCTCCTTGCTTAagttaactttagtgagttccagtccttgattcatcATTAATTTCCCTGGAACGTCAggtatattatcctcttcctctacagtgaagactgACAACAGTCattattcaacaagtctgccatttctttattttcatttgcaatattactcGCATCTGTTTTTAAAGGGCCCACATGACCTTGACTACCCTTTTtcttctaatataattgtaaaaaatttGTGTGTTAATATTGATATCCTTCACAATGTTCTTTTCATATTCTTTTTTGACttctttgctgttctttatatcgcACCCAGTTCCTTGGAGTTATAATATTCTTTGTACTTTTATAAGCTCTTCCCTTTAGTTTTCTCTTATCTTTCACTGACCATGGTTATTTAATTCAATAAGTAGAGCTCTTTCGCCTTTCGTGGTATATACTGGTTCTGTATTAAGCTGAATTGGTAGTTTTACCCGATAACAGCTTTGACCTGCCGTCAATCTCTGTCTCATCCTGTTAAAGATCGTCTTACCAAAATCAAGAATCTTAGTAACTGTGTTAAGTTTCTCCTTTTCAAACTTAACATTGAATTCAatcgtattatgatcactgttaGATAAATGTTCTCTTAATTTTAGATTATGAACTAAGTCTGGCtctttactcattactaaatctagtatGACCTGCCCTCTCGTTGGTTCTAAAACATAAAACTGTCTTGAATGAAGTCAAGAAATCACTACCTTTCTGACTGGAGCTACTCTGCtcttcccaatctatatgaaaattaaagtctcccattaaaCCTACAAGCCTCTGAAGTCTCTGAACTTAATAAATTCTGCAACTTCAGTGCTTGCTATCAAGAGGACTGTCAACAACTCTGATTACAGTTTTAAATCCTCTCTTATTCCTCAATTCTAACCATCGAGTCTCCACTGATTGCTTTCCCTTACCTCTACCCTCTCTTATTAATACTCTAATAGTATCTTATCAATAAGGCTAATCCTCCTCTTAAAAATTAAATAGTTCCATATGTTAAAATGGATTTTTGATTATTCTCTCTTTTTGATCATAAATCCACACCTTTAAGCTTTTGCTCCTCTTGACTCCATAATAAGGCAGTAACAAACATGTGTTTTACTTACCTTTTGGGTGgcagcctccagtggtccctttaaggacagcTAGTTTGGATGCTGAGCACCtggaaaaaaaactgactgcaGCTTGCACGGCGCATGCTGTGATCAATTGCAGACACATTTCTAAGGGGCCTGAAACAGGATTTTCGACCCCTGATCTGCATATGGATTGAGCCTAATATGTTCCAGCTTTATTCACATTGTGGTCATTTTATATCCATCACATTCAACAGTGCCGATCCAATCCCGCCAGGATACCCCGAGCGATGCTGCCATCCTGCGTGTTTCCCGTGCAGCTGCAGTTAAGATAACATTGCATCATAGGACTCCGACTTACATGTTATTCAtcaggctctccactctctgcaacGAGAGCCTCATTGCTGCAACAAGTCGCCATAATTAAACTATCACCGAATGGGAATGCAGAGGGTTGGAGCCAGGAACTGCACTTGTGCAATTTTAACGCTTTGCCCTACTGTAGGGTGTGTTTGTTTCACACTCTCCCTTGATTCTTTGACCTCGGGACTTATAGGGGAAAagaacaacacgtggcacaaaatttaggcttaacccagcatCAGTTTTATTACTCAAAAACTAACTAAAATACAAAACTAGACTCCTGAGagaaattgactgaagacatacaatcactctTCCAgattgtagctattgtaggttcgtggtcattgattCAATGACCGGTtgattcttctggccgttctctgcagtgctgttccttctgtATACGTTCCATACCTCGCTTCGGTACCACTCTTCTGTTTCCCCGCCAAACAATGATGGACGACTGGTGGTGTGTACGTGTACGGGTTCATGTACCCTGAGCTGCTTCTagatcgcatatttatatccacatTATGACTGTTCTTCcaccactgcggtttctgataatgtgtttgcatcgatacgttgttttgtggcgatcttggttgattgactgcaataatggactagaCTGTTCCCAGTTTTCACACGGAGTCTGTGAGGCTCAAGATGACTCCCCATCTTAACACCCCGTTCCCCAAAAATGTGCGCCTGGGGTGATTCCTTTGTTGTATGGTCTTCTTGCAAACTTGGTGTCTCCAGCGAGCTTGTCACCCCCACCCtggccaatcaagttcagggcctcatcaaATAACTTAaaaatgtaacaactccattgttgttatgcataaagtcagtctggtccctgaccacagagtgtccttaattggggtgagtcaccacctgccctcaGGCTGGCGCCTTTTTGCTCCCATTGTCCAAAAAcgtgtattaaattccaaaagcttgtattcatcaatttttagttcatggtctccttctgtgcttttctgaagatttgtaACCTTACACAATCTACACCTCCCGTCAGGGTGGGTTAAAATTGAGCCCAAGAATACAAGATTAAAGGAGCAATGATGATGTTTTTCAAACATTGGTTTGGCCATAGTTATTGTCCGCCATGCAGTTTTGGGTGCCTTATTATAGAGAGGACATTAAAACCATAGAAAACATACAATATAGATTTACCAGCATGATGCCAAGGATGGGAACTAAAGTTCTAAGGACAGACCAGAGAAACAGCGACGATTTCCACTGGAGCAGGGAAGGCTAAGAGAAAATTAAAATTGAGGTTTTAAAAATGATGAAgcattttgatagagtgaatagggaaTGACAATTTTCTCAAATTAGAACTTAGTGATCAGAAGTCATtgatttaaaattgtcactaagtAAGTGAGGACAGAGGGTTATTGGAGCATCGAATGCTTTGCCACAGAATGTGGTTGAGGCAGAGCCCATTGTACCTtttaaaagaaaattggataaatatttaaaccAGAGGAAGATACACAGTTATTGGGAGAGTGTGGGGTAGtgcgattagttttggattgctccaggAAAGAACTGGCATAGATACAATGGTCTTTCTGTGATGCAAACTTCTCTGGTACAATCAAAACCACTTGTTTCACTGTCTAGGGACAAAACTCACACAAACTACTTTCTAAATGTTTTCACTTCAATTGTGCACCCTACCCCACTTGCACTCTCTCCTTGGAACAGGATAACCTCTCATCATGATCAATGCCACAAAAGGTTTACAAGTAGACAGAAAAGTTTTGAGCCTAGTGCAAATATGTCATACTCCAGATATCACACTTCAAAGTATTACACTTTGTTGCACATACAAAACAATTTTTGAAATATAAGGAAAAAAGTCAGCTACTAATACTACTGTCCCGATGCCTGAAAGTTGCAAGCAATTTACAATCCTTCATCAAACAACCATTAAACTATAATTGACCTAAGGCTCTGTTCAATTAACAACAATTAGGTTTTGGGTATGAACAGCACACAATGTTTTGCTACTCCCGCCTGTATCATTTTTCAAAGTAAAAGCTCCCACAATTTACCTTCAGAGCTGTTAAGGCCAGAGAGCAGGAGATCATTTCAGTCTGGTGTAACTTTAAACTTGAAATCAAAGTCATCAAGTGTGTCAGATAGGTAATTTACTACTTTCTGGCACTCCAACTGACTTGGGAATTCCTCGGGCTAAATACTCAGAGGAATTGTATTTAACTTAGGTCACCCTGACCCAGATAGAATGCTCAACCTCAAGA is a genomic window of Pristiophorus japonicus isolate sPriJap1 chromosome 4, sPriJap1.hap1, whole genome shotgun sequence containing:
- the cdkn2aipnl gene encoding CDKN2AIP N-terminal-like protein isoform X2, whose product is MADDLEDFLKQNREIADTVEGLRGRSESDKHWRARREFLVRNLSDYPPDRIDYLVALSVAWSNHIFMGCRYSEKLMEKVFEMAVGVDVEDAPHFTTRDEIMKQD
- the cdkn2aipnl gene encoding CDKN2AIP N-terminal-like protein isoform X1; amino-acid sequence: MADDLEDFLKQNREIADTVEGLRGRSESDKHWRARREFLVRNLSDYPPDRIDYLVALSVAWSNHIFMGCRYSEKLMEKVFEMAVGVDVEDAPHFTTRDEIMKQRQ